The Acidimicrobiia bacterium genome contains a region encoding:
- a CDS encoding ABC transporter permease, whose protein sequence is MTTIATHPDAIASLAPQVSRPRVVGDALTIAWRNLVNIRRNPQLLVFATIQPVIFILNFRYVFGGAINAQSLGGIAYVNYLMPGIFVQTVVFGALTTAVGLAGDLHLGIIERFKSLPIARSAVLNGRTAADLARNFFVMIMMCIVGFAVGWRIISDVWGLLAAVGLILAFSYSLSWIFAFVGLSVKDAETAQAASFPILAPLVFASSAFIPVQTMPGWLQPWAEHQPVSVVCSAARALTLGFPAGTETLKALAWIIGIVAVFAPLAVRKYRKIA, encoded by the coding sequence ATGACCACGATCGCGACGCATCCTGACGCGATCGCGTCGCTCGCGCCGCAAGTGAGCCGTCCCCGAGTCGTGGGCGACGCGCTCACGATCGCGTGGCGCAACCTCGTCAATATCCGGCGCAACCCGCAGCTCCTCGTGTTCGCGACGATCCAGCCGGTCATCTTCATCTTGAACTTCCGCTACGTCTTCGGCGGTGCGATCAACGCCCAGAGCCTCGGCGGTATCGCGTACGTCAACTACTTGATGCCGGGCATTTTCGTGCAGACGGTCGTGTTCGGTGCGCTCACCACCGCGGTCGGTCTCGCCGGCGACTTGCACCTCGGCATCATCGAGCGGTTCAAGTCGCTACCGATCGCTCGCTCAGCAGTACTGAACGGGCGCACCGCGGCCGACCTCGCGCGCAACTTCTTCGTGATGATCATGATGTGCATCGTCGGCTTCGCGGTGGGCTGGCGGATCATCTCGGACGTGTGGGGGCTACTCGCCGCGGTCGGGCTGATCCTCGCCTTCTCCTACTCGCTGTCGTGGATCTTCGCCTTTGTCGGGCTCAGCGTGAAAGACGCGGAAACCGCGCAAGCGGCATCGTTCCCGATCCTCGCGCCGCTGGTCTTCGCGTCGTCGGCGTTCATCCCCGTTCAGACGATGCCCGGCTGGCTCCAGCCGTGGGCGGAGCACCAGCCGGTGTCGGTGGTGTGCAGCGCCGCGCGCGCCCTGACGCTCGGATTTCCCGCCGGCACCGAAACGCTCAAGGCGCTCGCCTGGATCATCGGCATCGTCGCGGTGTTCGCCCCCCTCGCCGTGCGGAAATACCGCAAGATCGCCTGA
- a CDS encoding trypsin-like peptidase domain-containing protein produces MPSHSNWRRVLAGVAIVAMVLVGGALLGSASRGGSLFSNSAGVAPSNNPPTQNGPSAAGSVNPPSGGANTSGVAGQVSSALVNITTTLSGGAGLGAGTGMVISSNGEVLTNNHVIENAETINIEIGGNGSSHTAKVIGYDVADDVALIKIDDVSGLETVPIGNPDDVVVNDPVVVLGNALGRGGEPTATSGTVTALNREITATDANGSNAETLSNMIQVEADVQPGDSGGALVDSAGFVIGMTTAASTSGFRFQQQTSGVGFAIRIDKALSIGKQIRNGEEVDGVHVGGRALLGVTLQGTSGGRGGSSSSSNGALVSGVASDTPAAGAGIEAGDVIVSIGDQAIVSVGDLQDVMSTYHPGDKVEVAWTDSSGSEQHATVKFIEGAPA; encoded by the coding sequence GTGCCCAGTCACTCGAACTGGCGGCGCGTGCTCGCCGGCGTCGCGATCGTCGCCATGGTGCTCGTGGGCGGCGCGTTGCTGGGCAGCGCCTCACGCGGCGGTTCGTTGTTCTCGAACAGCGCCGGCGTCGCGCCGAGCAACAACCCTCCCACGCAGAACGGCCCCTCGGCCGCGGGATCCGTCAACCCGCCGAGCGGCGGCGCCAACACATCAGGCGTGGCCGGCCAGGTGTCGTCGGCTCTCGTCAACATCACGACCACACTCTCGGGCGGAGCCGGATTGGGAGCGGGCACCGGCATGGTGATCTCGAGCAACGGTGAGGTGCTCACGAACAACCACGTGATCGAGAACGCCGAGACGATCAACATCGAGATCGGCGGCAACGGCTCGAGCCACACCGCGAAGGTGATCGGCTACGACGTCGCCGACGACGTCGCGCTCATCAAGATCGACGATGTCTCTGGCCTCGAAACCGTTCCGATCGGTAACCCGGACGACGTCGTGGTGAACGACCCCGTCGTGGTGCTCGGCAACGCGCTGGGCCGCGGCGGCGAGCCCACCGCAACGTCCGGTACCGTCACCGCCCTCAACCGCGAGATCACCGCGACCGACGCCAACGGTTCGAACGCCGAGACGCTCAGCAACATGATCCAGGTGGAGGCCGACGTGCAGCCGGGCGACTCCGGTGGCGCGCTCGTCGATTCCGCCGGCTTTGTAATCGGCATGACCACCGCAGCGTCCACCAGTGGTTTCCGCTTCCAGCAGCAGACATCCGGCGTTGGGTTCGCGATCCGCATCGACAAGGCCCTGTCGATTGGGAAGCAGATCCGCAACGGTGAAGAGGTCGACGGCGTCCACGTCGGCGGACGTGCGCTCCTCGGCGTCACACTCCAGGGCACGAGTGGCGGGCGGGGTGGAAGCTCGTCTTCCTCCAACGGCGCGCTCGTGAGCGGCGTCGCATCGGACACGCCCGCCGCCGGCGCCGGCATCGAAGCGGGCGACGTCATCGTCTCGATCGGCGACCAGGCCATCGTTTCGGTCGGCGATCTTCAGGACGTGATGAGCACGTACCATCCCGGCGACAAGGTCGAAGTGGCCTGGACCGACTCGTCCGGGAGCGAACAGCACGCGACCGTGAAGTTCATCGAGGGTGCGCCGGCCTGA
- a CDS encoding MarR family transcriptional regulator, protein MATRAGREAWLTMVGLWFLDGHAHDRILDVAFELGLPPGMLKALTFLGDEGGIRMGDLAEQWGCDASYVTTLTDGLEERGLAERRPLARDRRVKTVALTESGLALLARAMEKLSEPPAFLDTLSASEQRSLRDLLRKIASVDRSAPRSNAEARGSASRFARVTS, encoded by the coding sequence ATGGCGACGAGAGCGGGGCGGGAAGCCTGGCTGACGATGGTGGGCCTCTGGTTCCTCGACGGGCACGCCCACGACCGCATCCTCGACGTCGCCTTCGAGCTCGGCCTCCCACCGGGAATGCTGAAGGCGCTCACCTTCCTCGGCGACGAAGGCGGCATCCGCATGGGCGACCTCGCCGAACAGTGGGGCTGCGACGCGTCCTACGTGACCACACTCACCGACGGGCTCGAGGAGCGCGGCCTTGCCGAACGGCGCCCCCTCGCGCGCGACCGCCGAGTCAAGACGGTTGCGCTCACCGAGAGCGGCCTCGCGCTCCTGGCGCGCGCCATGGAGAAGCTCTCGGAGCCGCCCGCGTTCCTCGACACGCTCAGCGCGTCCGAGCAGCGGAGCCTGCGCGACCTCCTGCGCAAGATCGCAAGCGTCGATCGCTCAGCACCCCGAAGCAACGCAGAGGCGCGCGGGAGCGCGTCACGGTTCGCTCGCGTTACTTCTTGA
- a CDS encoding EthD domain-containing protein — MEKLIFLFPRKDGLTREEFFAHYLDVHAPLGLELTRTMTHYTVNLRDRGDGAAEGVDAITETWTESVADFMNPNTSFATPEDAQRLFADHDSFIGAPYDAYAVDEQVRKGPERLSPGNGVSPGGKAVVAATGGAALELLGGLLDHDEVTRYVENRVAAALMTGAFEPVHAFVEVHLATDGALAPEIEELVGRGGAVYRVSEYVKK; from the coding sequence ATGGAAAAGTTGATCTTCCTGTTCCCACGCAAAGACGGCCTGACCCGTGAGGAGTTCTTCGCGCACTATCTCGACGTGCACGCCCCGCTCGGTCTCGAGCTCACGCGCACGATGACGCACTACACGGTGAACCTGCGCGACCGCGGCGATGGTGCTGCGGAAGGTGTCGACGCGATCACCGAGACGTGGACCGAATCCGTCGCCGATTTCATGAACCCGAACACGTCGTTCGCGACCCCGGAGGACGCGCAGCGCTTGTTCGCCGACCACGACTCCTTCATCGGTGCGCCGTACGACGCGTACGCGGTCGACGAGCAGGTGCGCAAGGGCCCTGAACGACTGTCGCCCGGCAACGGGGTCTCTCCCGGTGGCAAGGCGGTGGTCGCGGCCACCGGCGGCGCCGCGCTCGAGTTGCTCGGCGGGTTGCTCGACCACGACGAGGTCACGCGCTACGTCGAGAACCGCGTCGCCGCGGCGCTCATGACCGGAGCCTTCGAGCCCGTGCATGCATTCGTCGAAGTGCATCTCGCGACCGACGGCGCGCTTGCCCCCGAGATCGAAGAGCTCGTGGGCCGCGGTGGCGCGGTGTACCGCGTGAGCGAGTACGTCAAGAAGTAA
- a CDS encoding RNHCP domain-containing protein: MSRDQRNRSRARTRTAGSFTCGHCRATVLLEAQGTRHRNHCPSCLWSRHVDSTPGDRAADCGSMMEPLCIAVRGDGEWLLVHRCTGCDELDLNRTAGDDNPLLLVRLAVRAIAQPPFPLDRLGDI, translated from the coding sequence GTGTCGCGCGACCAGCGCAATCGCTCGCGCGCCCGCACCCGAACTGCGGGCTCGTTCACCTGCGGCCATTGCCGCGCCACCGTTCTGCTCGAAGCGCAGGGCACCCGACATCGCAACCATTGCCCGTCGTGTCTGTGGAGCCGTCACGTCGACAGCACGCCGGGCGACCGCGCTGCCGACTGCGGTTCGATGATGGAGCCGCTGTGCATCGCGGTCCGCGGCGACGGCGAATGGTTGCTCGTGCATCGCTGCACCGGCTGCGACGAGCTCGACCTCAACCGCACCGCGGGCGACGACAACCCGCTGCTGCTCGTCCGCCTCGCGGTCCGGGCGATCGCCCAACCGCCGTTCCCCCTCGACCGCCTCGGCGACATCTGA
- a CDS encoding nitroreductase/quinone reductase family protein, whose translation MAYLKPPAFTSKVFNKLAMKTGMSGTETLAVPGRSTGDEQTIPVIPIDVDGTRYIVSTRGESEWVRNVRTAGAVEIRNKQGPQRYRATDVPENERPPIIDAYRAKAGRTVETYWKKLPDPADHPVFRLEPAPR comes from the coding sequence ATGGCGTACCTGAAGCCTCCCGCATTCACGAGCAAGGTGTTCAACAAGCTCGCGATGAAGACCGGGATGTCGGGCACCGAGACACTTGCGGTTCCGGGTCGCTCGACCGGAGACGAGCAGACGATCCCCGTGATCCCGATCGACGTCGACGGCACGCGCTACATCGTGTCGACGCGCGGGGAATCGGAGTGGGTGCGGAACGTACGCACCGCCGGAGCAGTCGAGATTCGCAACAAGCAGGGGCCACAGCGCTATCGGGCGACCGACGTGCCCGAAAACGAGCGACCGCCGATCATCGACGCGTACCGCGCCAAAGCCGGCAGGACCGTCGAGACCTACTGGAAGAAGTTGCCCGACCCCGCCGACCACCCGGTGTTCCGGCTCGAACCCGCTCCGCGTTAG
- a CDS encoding nuclear transport factor 2 family protein, whose protein sequence is MNTDDVIEINQVMGLYVHVIDAKQWDRLHELYTDDGVFDLSGLMGSEVRFEGIDAIKGFLTSMPMPLAHISTNHYVFEADGTVQSRGKWFMPDEEGKVSGGMYRDTWARTDRGWRMKERRVFNWVGAEDEEMNA, encoded by the coding sequence ATGAACACCGACGACGTCATCGAGATCAATCAGGTCATGGGCCTCTACGTGCACGTGATCGACGCGAAGCAGTGGGACCGTCTCCACGAGCTCTACACCGACGACGGTGTCTTCGACCTCAGCGGGCTCATGGGCTCCGAGGTGCGGTTCGAGGGCATCGACGCGATCAAGGGCTTCCTCACGAGCATGCCGATGCCGCTTGCTCACATCAGCACGAACCACTACGTCTTCGAGGCCGACGGCACGGTGCAGAGCCGGGGAAAGTGGTTCATGCCCGACGAGGAGGGCAAGGTGAGCGGCGGCATGTACCGCGACACGTGGGCGCGCACCGATCGCGGCTGGCGCATGAAGGAGCGCCGCGTCTTCAACTGGGTCGGCGCCGAAGATGAGGAGATGAACGCGTGA
- a CDS encoding SDR family NAD(P)-dependent oxidoreductase, which produces MTEFLDRYGRWAIIAGASEGTGASFSRQIAAHGVNVVLVARRPEPLAALADQIREASGVQTRTVSIDLSRPDADRALVAATEGLEVGLLIYNAGADEYGMKFLDVEVDDWVAMVQRNCVFPLRLSHHFARAMVDRGRGGILLVTSAAAWAGGDRLATYCATKAFDLVFGEALWAELSPKGVDVLSFVLGATDTPAFRALAAKHGTTVGDIADADEVARDGLEHLADGPTWTAAALGGGDASLVGAMPRRDAVQLMSAGMSEIVGEP; this is translated from the coding sequence GTGACCGAATTCCTCGACCGTTACGGACGGTGGGCGATCATCGCCGGGGCCTCCGAGGGGACCGGCGCTTCGTTCTCGCGCCAGATCGCCGCGCACGGCGTGAACGTCGTGCTCGTGGCGCGCCGTCCCGAGCCGCTTGCCGCGCTCGCCGACCAGATCCGTGAGGCATCGGGCGTCCAGACGCGCACGGTCTCCATCGACCTCAGCCGGCCGGACGCGGATCGTGCACTGGTGGCCGCAACCGAAGGTCTCGAGGTCGGTCTCCTGATCTACAACGCCGGTGCCGACGAGTACGGCATGAAGTTCCTCGACGTCGAGGTCGACGACTGGGTCGCGATGGTGCAGCGCAACTGCGTCTTCCCGTTGCGCTTGTCGCATCATTTCGCGCGCGCGATGGTCGACCGCGGACGAGGTGGGATCCTGCTCGTCACCTCCGCCGCCGCGTGGGCGGGTGGAGACCGGCTCGCGACCTACTGCGCGACCAAGGCCTTCGACCTCGTGTTCGGCGAAGCGCTGTGGGCCGAACTGTCACCGAAGGGTGTCGACGTCCTCTCGTTCGTGCTCGGTGCCACGGACACACCGGCGTTCCGCGCGCTCGCGGCCAAGCACGGCACGACGGTCGGGGACATCGCCGATGCCGACGAGGTCGCGCGCGACGGGCTCGAACATCTCGCCGACGGCCCCACGTGGACCGCAGCCGCGCTCGGCGGCGGCGACGCCTCACTCGTGGGCGCGATGCCGCGACGCGACGCGGTGCAGCTCATGAGCGCGGGAATGTCCGAGATCGTGGGGGAGCCGTGA
- a CDS encoding cytochrome P450: MTSILERAEPYYDPYDYEVDANAHAVWKRLRDEAPLYWNDTYGFFALSRFDDVLPAMLDTNTFSSAHMTVVEMMTPEKTSGGGMMIFMDPPEHTHLRKLVSRAFTPRAINGLEGRVRRLCSGYLDQFMGEESFDFVDDFAALVPPAVILALLGFPEAAADEWRRGVDSAFHMEQGEDGLVGRRTPEEIQNLTTQSLFGMLPAMLEDRRKEPEDDLISVLVHSDLEELDGSSRKLTDAEIGAFVTLLSIAGTETVARLLSWAAVLLARNPHERTILVDDPSVIPNGIEEMLRYEAPSPVNARWVNRDLEYHGKTLPKDSKLILLNGSADRDERHFENADVFDVRRKIDRHTAFGYGTHFCVGAALARLESRIAIEETLQRFPTWDIDDAELEWVHTSTVRGYAKVPIHLR; the protein is encoded by the coding sequence GTGACCAGCATCCTGGAACGAGCCGAGCCCTACTACGACCCGTACGACTACGAGGTCGACGCGAACGCCCACGCGGTGTGGAAGCGGCTGCGCGACGAGGCGCCGCTCTATTGGAACGACACGTACGGGTTCTTCGCGCTGAGCCGCTTCGACGACGTGCTGCCCGCGATGCTCGACACCAACACGTTCAGTTCGGCGCACATGACCGTCGTCGAGATGATGACGCCCGAGAAGACCTCCGGCGGCGGGATGATGATCTTCATGGACCCGCCGGAGCACACGCACCTGCGCAAGTTGGTGAGCCGCGCATTCACGCCGCGCGCGATCAACGGACTCGAGGGTCGCGTTCGGCGGCTCTGCTCGGGCTACCTCGACCAGTTTATGGGCGAGGAAAGCTTCGACTTCGTCGACGACTTTGCCGCGCTCGTCCCGCCGGCCGTGATCCTCGCCCTCCTCGGGTTCCCCGAAGCAGCCGCCGACGAATGGCGCCGGGGGGTCGACAGCGCGTTCCACATGGAGCAGGGCGAGGACGGCCTCGTCGGCCGGCGGACGCCGGAGGAGATCCAGAACCTGACCACGCAGAGCCTCTTCGGGATGCTCCCCGCCATGCTCGAAGACCGTCGCAAGGAGCCCGAGGACGACCTCATCTCCGTGCTCGTGCACTCCGATCTCGAGGAGCTCGACGGCAGCTCGCGCAAGCTGACCGACGCGGAGATCGGCGCGTTCGTCACGCTCCTGTCGATCGCGGGCACCGAGACCGTCGCCAGGTTGCTCTCCTGGGCCGCGGTGCTGCTCGCGCGCAACCCCCACGAGCGCACGATCCTCGTCGACGACCCGAGCGTCATCCCGAACGGCATCGAGGAGATGCTGCGGTACGAGGCGCCGTCGCCGGTGAACGCGCGCTGGGTGAACCGCGACCTCGAATACCACGGCAAGACGCTTCCGAAAGACTCGAAGCTGATACTGCTGAACGGCAGCGCCGACCGCGACGAACGGCACTTCGAGAACGCCGACGTGTTCGACGTGCGCCGCAAGATCGACCGGCACACCGCATTCGGGTACGGAACGCACTTCTGCGTGGGTGCGGCGCTCGCGCGGCTCGAATCGCGCATCGCAATCGAAGAGACACTCCAGCGTTTCCCCACCTGGGACATCGACGACGCCGAGCTCGAGTGGGTGCACACCAGCACCGTGCGCGGCTACGCGAAGGTCCCCATCCACCTCCGCTGA
- a CDS encoding CoA transferase, whose product MTGPLDGMRVVELASEQAAWAGKLLADLGADVIVVEPPGGHPSRAYGPFLDDEPGPERSLYWWNYNTSKRSVVLDLDDTEDATRFRGLAGDADIVLEGEPTGRLAALGLDHEQQRADHPELIWVSVTPFGRNTSRTDDPATDLTLLAGGGPVWNCGYDDHTIPPVRGGGNQAFHIASAFAAMSVLTAILQRDVSGRGQFIDVSMHAAANVTTESGSFDWLVAKSTVIRQTGRHALSFVSQESQVRCVDGRYVNTGFPPRHAKDFENLRNWVDGLGLRDQCDEIVLLDLAVERGGVSLAALREDPLVTEIYGAGRSTLVFLAEHLTPEEFFVGAQQRGIAVGAVWSPEEAFANEHFVARGFPVEVEHEDIGRTITYPGAPFQAPKSPWRISRRPPHVAEHQAEVFGTGV is encoded by the coding sequence ATGACCGGCCCCCTCGATGGCATGCGCGTCGTCGAGCTCGCGAGCGAGCAGGCGGCGTGGGCGGGCAAGCTCCTCGCCGACCTCGGCGCCGACGTCATCGTGGTCGAACCGCCCGGCGGCCATCCGAGCCGCGCCTACGGACCGTTCCTCGACGACGAACCCGGGCCCGAGCGCAGCCTCTATTGGTGGAACTACAACACGTCGAAGCGAAGCGTCGTGCTCGACCTCGACGATACCGAGGACGCGACTCGATTCCGCGGTCTCGCCGGCGATGCCGACATCGTGCTCGAAGGCGAACCCACCGGCAGGCTCGCGGCGCTCGGCCTCGACCACGAGCAGCAGCGTGCCGACCATCCGGAACTCATCTGGGTGTCGGTAACGCCGTTCGGGCGCAACACATCACGCACGGACGATCCTGCCACCGACCTCACGCTGCTCGCGGGTGGAGGGCCCGTGTGGAACTGCGGCTACGACGACCACACGATCCCGCCGGTGCGCGGCGGTGGCAACCAGGCGTTCCACATCGCGAGCGCGTTCGCGGCGATGAGCGTGCTCACCGCGATCCTCCAGCGCGACGTGTCGGGGCGCGGGCAGTTCATCGACGTGAGCATGCACGCGGCGGCGAACGTCACGACGGAGAGCGGCAGCTTCGACTGGCTGGTCGCGAAGAGCACCGTCATCCGTCAGACCGGGCGGCACGCGCTGTCGTTCGTGTCCCAGGAGTCGCAGGTCAGATGCGTCGACGGCCGGTACGTGAACACCGGATTCCCACCCCGGCACGCCAAAGACTTCGAAAACCTGCGCAACTGGGTCGACGGGCTCGGACTGCGCGACCAATGCGACGAGATCGTGCTCCTCGATCTCGCCGTGGAGCGCGGCGGCGTGTCCCTCGCTGCCCTGCGCGAGGACCCGCTCGTCACGGAGATCTACGGCGCCGGGCGCAGCACGCTCGTGTTCCTCGCCGAGCACCTCACACCCGAGGAGTTCTTCGTGGGCGCGCAGCAGCGCGGCATCGCAGTGGGCGCGGTGTGGTCGCCCGAGGAAGCGTTCGCAAACGAGCACTTCGTCGCACGCGGCTTTCCGGTCGAAGTGGAGCACGAAGACATCGGCCGCACGATCACGTACCCCGGCGCGCCGTTCCAGGCGCCGAAGTCGCCGTGGCGGATCTCCCGTCGCCCACCGCACGTCGCAGAGCACCAAGCCGAGGTCTTCGGCACCGGCGTCTAG
- a CDS encoding CoA transferase, producing the protein MAPTLPTSGSSALSHLRICDLTGQLAGAGATKFLAAFGAQVIRVEDPVRQGSWDILRGVPPYVDERRGVNLGGAFNNHNVEKLGITIDLRQERGKELLRKLVAVSDAVTENFAAGVFARMGFPYDELQRLKEDIVYVSNSGFGASGPYSSFRTWGPIVQAICGLTFSSGLPDLPPAGWGFSYMDHMGANYMAVAILAGLIHRNRTGEGQWIDMGCTEAGLSLCGPDLLDYTVNGRPLRRAGQPNSNRSHAPAMAPHNIYAAAGDDEWIAIACRDDDDWARLAAVIDEPWAKDARYATIDGRLGSQDALDAQMEAWTKTRDRHSTAERIRAAGVPASVVASPEDRIDRDPGTSEFGLWPIAHHTEIGDVRVDGIPVHMSETDWSIEHGSPCLGEHTDGVLRDVLGLGDDEIASLHEDKVV; encoded by the coding sequence GTGGCACCAACGCTGCCGACCTCGGGGTCGTCCGCCCTCTCACATCTCCGAATCTGCGATCTCACCGGCCAGCTCGCGGGCGCGGGCGCGACGAAGTTTCTCGCCGCGTTCGGCGCTCAGGTGATCCGCGTCGAGGATCCGGTCCGTCAGGGCAGCTGGGACATCTTGCGCGGGGTTCCTCCGTACGTCGACGAGCGGCGCGGCGTGAACCTCGGCGGCGCGTTCAACAACCACAACGTCGAGAAGCTCGGGATCACCATCGATCTCCGCCAGGAGCGCGGCAAGGAACTCCTTCGCAAGCTCGTCGCGGTGTCCGACGCGGTCACCGAGAACTTCGCGGCGGGCGTGTTCGCGCGTATGGGATTCCCGTACGACGAGCTGCAACGCCTCAAGGAAGACATCGTGTACGTGTCGAACTCCGGTTTCGGCGCGAGCGGCCCGTACTCGAGCTTCCGCACCTGGGGGCCGATCGTGCAGGCGATCTGCGGGCTCACCTTCAGCAGCGGGCTCCCCGACCTCCCACCCGCGGGCTGGGGCTTCTCCTACATGGACCACATGGGCGCCAACTACATGGCCGTCGCGATCCTCGCCGGATTGATCCACCGCAACCGCACCGGCGAGGGCCAGTGGATCGACATGGGATGCACGGAGGCCGGCTTGTCGCTGTGCGGTCCCGACCTCCTCGACTACACGGTGAACGGGCGCCCGCTCCGGCGTGCGGGGCAGCCGAACTCCAACCGGAGCCACGCGCCCGCGATGGCGCCGCACAACATCTACGCCGCGGCGGGCGACGACGAATGGATCGCGATCGCGTGTCGTGACGACGACGACTGGGCGCGCCTCGCGGCGGTGATCGACGAGCCGTGGGCGAAGGACGCGCGGTACGCGACGATCGACGGCCGTCTCGGTAGCCAGGACGCGCTCGACGCGCAGATGGAAGCGTGGACGAAGACGCGCGACCGCCACAGCACCGCGGAGCGAATCCGCGCTGCAGGTGTCCCCGCGTCAGTGGTCGCATCGCCCGAGGACCGCATCGACCGCGACCCGGGCACGAGTGAGTTCGGGCTGTGGCCAATCGCGCACCACACCGAGATCGGCGACGTCCGCGTCGACGGCATCCCGGTGCACATGTCGGAGACCGACTGGTCGATCGAGCACGGCAGCCCGTGCCTCGGCGAACACACCGACGGCGTGCTGCGCGACGTACTCGGCCTCGGCGACGACGAGATTGCGTCACTTCACGAGGACAAGGTCGTATGA
- a CDS encoding ATP-binding cassette domain-containing protein produces the protein MSTAPAAIVADGLVKRFGDVTALGGVSFEVPVGKVLGLLGPNGAGKTTAVRILTTLLRPDAGAAQVLGIDVTKNPHRVRGSIGLAGQSATVDENLTGRENLRMVGRLTHMAPADIGPRGSELLEHFALADSADRVVRTFSGGMRRRLDLAAALMHRPPVLFLDEPTTGLDPQGRIELWGVIDDLTATGVTVLLTTQYLEEADYLADYIVVVDHGLVLAEGTVAQLKTRLGATVIEVGLRDVEDALVAAKKLESIGPVAVDGKVVHVTLLDGDGATAMLETVRALDNAELQPATLALREPTLDDVFLELTGHVAEQPSENGDEPMATGRRRRRKAS, from the coding sequence GTGAGCACCGCCCCAGCCGCGATCGTCGCCGACGGTCTGGTCAAGCGCTTCGGCGACGTCACCGCGCTGGGCGGCGTGTCGTTCGAGGTGCCCGTCGGCAAGGTGCTCGGCCTCCTCGGCCCGAACGGCGCGGGCAAGACCACGGCGGTGCGGATCCTCACGACTCTGCTCCGCCCCGACGCCGGCGCTGCGCAGGTGCTGGGGATCGACGTCACCAAGAACCCGCATCGCGTGCGCGGCTCGATCGGCTTGGCCGGTCAGTCCGCCACCGTCGACGAGAACCTCACCGGCCGCGAGAACCTCCGGATGGTGGGGAGGCTCACGCACATGGCGCCCGCTGATATCGGGCCGCGCGGCAGCGAGCTCCTCGAACACTTCGCGCTCGCCGACTCGGCCGACCGCGTCGTGCGCACCTTCTCCGGCGGTATGCGCCGGCGGCTCGACCTCGCCGCCGCGCTCATGCACCGTCCGCCGGTGCTCTTCCTCGACGAGCCCACCACGGGTCTCGATCCGCAGGGGCGAATCGAGCTGTGGGGCGTCATCGACGACCTGACCGCCACGGGCGTGACGGTCTTGCTCACCACGCAATATCTGGAGGAAGCCGACTACCTCGCCGACTACATCGTCGTCGTCGACCATGGTCTCGTGCTCGCCGAGGGCACGGTGGCCCAGCTGAAAACCCGGCTCGGTGCCACGGTGATCGAGGTCGGGCTGCGCGATGTCGAGGACGCGCTGGTCGCGGCCAAGAAGCTCGAGTCGATCGGCCCGGTCGCGGTGGACGGCAAGGTCGTGCACGTCACGTTGCTCGACGGCGACGGAGCCACTGCGATGCTCGAGACGGTGCGCGCGCTCGACAACGCAGAGCTTCAGCCCGCGACGCTGGCCTTGCGCGAACCGACGCTCGACGACGTGTTCCTCGAGCTCACCGGTCACGTCGCCGAACAGCCGTCGGAGAACGGTGACGAACCGATGGCAACTGGTCGCCGGCGGCGAAGGAAGGCCTCATGA